The following proteins are encoded in a genomic region of Neomonachus schauinslandi chromosome 7, ASM220157v2, whole genome shotgun sequence:
- the LOC110580235 gene encoding olfactory receptor 2G2-like: protein MGMMRSTNESKLTGFILLGFSDYPQLRKVLFVVILILYLLTIFGNTTIILVSRLESKLHTPMYFFLSHLSFLDICFTSSVIPQLLVNLWNPMKNITYSGCVVQLYVSLALGSTECVLLAVMSYDRYIAVCRPLHYTVLMHPHLCMALASLAWLSGVVTTLVQSTLTLQLPFCGHRQVDHFICEVPVLIKLACVDTTFNEAELFVASIIFLITPVSIILVSYGYIAQAVLRIKSVSGRKKAFGTCSSHMMVVIIFYGTIIFMYLQPAKSRPKDQGKFVSLFYTVVTPMLNPLIYTLRNKEVKRALKKVLGKILGINFT from the coding sequence ATGGGGATGATGAGGAGTACCAATGAGAGCAAACTAACAGGTTTCATCCTTTTGGGGTTTTCTGATTACCCTCAGTTACGGAAGGTTTTATTTGTGGTCATTTTGATCTTGTATTTATTAACCATTTTCGGGAATACCACCATCATTCTGGTATCTCGTCTGGAATCCAAGCTTCATACACcaatgtatttcttcctttctcatctctcctTTTTGGATATCTGCTTTACCAGCAGTGTTATTCCTCAGCTCCTGGTAAACTTGTGGAATCCTATGAAAAACATCACTTACAGTGGCTGTGTGGTTCAGCTCTATGTCTCTCTTGCCCTGGGATCCACAGAGTGTGTCCTCCTGGCTGTGATGTCCTATGATCGCTACATCGCCGTCTGCCGTCCCCTCCACTACACTGTCTTAATGCATCCCCATCTTTGCATGGCCCTGGCATCTTTGGCATGGCTCAGTGGGGTGGTCACTACTCTAGTACAGTCCACTCTCACCCTGCAGCTACCTTTCTGTGGGCATCGTCAAGTGGATCATTTCATCTGTGAGGTCCCTGTGCTCATCAAGTTGGCTTGTGTGGACACCACTTTCAATGAGGCTGAGCTCTTTGTAGCTAGCATCATCTTCCTTATAACACCTGTTTCCATCATCCTGGTTTCCTATGGCTACATAGCCCAAGCAGTTTTGAGGATTAAGTCAGTTTctggaagaaagaaagcatttggGACCTGCTCCTCCCACATGATGGTTGTCATAATCTTCTATGGAACCATCATCTTCATGTATCTGCAGCCAGCCAAGAGTAGACCCAAGGACCAGGGAaagtttgtttccctcttttaCACTGTGGTGACCCCCATGCTCAACCCTCTTATCTATACTTTGAGAAATAAAGAGGTTAAACGGGCACTAAAGAAAGTTCTAGGAAAGATTCTGGGAATAAATtttacatga